The following proteins are co-located in the Megalobrama amblycephala isolate DHTTF-2021 linkage group LG12, ASM1881202v1, whole genome shotgun sequence genome:
- the slc66a1 gene encoding LOW QUALITY PROTEIN: lysosomal amino acid transporter 1 homolog (The sequence of the model RefSeq protein was modified relative to this genomic sequence to represent the inferred CDS: inserted 1 base in 1 codon) — protein sequence MSGGLVLGGDGNFSSLCPHGIDWIWNGXGECAQDGWDVASVVLGLLSIVCFMVSSLPQYYSSCKTGNMDKALSIWFLLLWLAGDSCNLIGSFLADQLPLQKYTAVYYVLADLLMLFMYMYYKLKNKASRDSNSALLNAVSMLCLLGITSPLLSLPGSTLEDQMPAGFKGRALLAVEGDKSLVQPFTTKEIIGFVIGSLSSVLYLCSRLPQMYTNFRRKSTEGVSFFLFALVILGNTTYGISVLLKNPDPGQGEASYIVHHLPWLIGSLGTLSLDLIISVQFMMYSKSPRDSADGDEETAALLQN from the exons ATGTCGGGTGGGCTTGTGCTCGGTGGAGATGGAAACTTCAGCTCTCTCTGCCCACATGGCATCGATTGGATTTGGAATG CTGGGGAATGTGCCCAGGATGGCTGGGACGTCGCCAGTGTAGTTCTGGGATTGCTGTCAATAGTTTGCTTCATGGTGTCCTCACTACC GCAATACTACAGTTCCTGCAAGACAGGAAATATGGACAAAGCTCTGTCTATTTGGTTTCTGTTATTGTGGCTGGCAGGTGATTCGTGTAATCTTATTGGATCGTTCTTGGCAGATCAACTTCCACTACAG AAATACACTGCAGTTTACTACGTCCTGGCAGACTTGCTAATGCTGTTCATGTACATGTACTATAAACTAAAGAATAAAGCATCTAGGG ACAGTAACAGTGCATTGCTGAATGCAGTTAGCATGCTGTGTCTTCTGGGAATTACATCTCCCCTCCTTAGCCTCCCCGGCTCCACCCTAGAAGATCAGATGCCAGCGGGGTTCAAGGGTCGGGCACTGCTGGCCGTGGAGGGGGACAAAAGTTTGGTGCAG CCCTTCACCACAAAGGAGATTATAGGTTTTGTCATCGGCTCTTTGTCTTCAGTACTCTATTTATGCTCCAGATTACCACAGATGTACACTAAT TTTCGGAGGAAGTCAACAGAGGGCGTGTCTTTTTTCCTGTTTGCTCTGGTAATTCTGGGAAACACAACGTATGGCATCAGTGTGCTACTGAAGAACCCAGATCCTGGGCAGGGAGAGGCCAGCTACATCGTGCACCACCTCCCCTGGCTCATCGGCAGCCTGGGAACGCTCTCGCTGGACCTTATA ATATCCGTGCAGTTCATGATGTACAGCAAATCTCCTCGGGATTCTGCAGATGGAGATGAAGAGACAGCTGCTCTCCTCCAAAACTGA
- the nr1h5 gene encoding nuclear receptor subfamily 1, group H, member 5: MREGTDSEMSMSVGGYLSASDTFDITEPPQYYDVLVDPLSCSYQEPDLQSPLYGQQPFSPVNVQFSMYGAPNPQACNPPYPYSHQCSEYICEPEMEVQSPTRGSIIGLPVLKRSRMGHGARVKGQDELCVVCGDKASGYHYNALTCEGCKGFFRRSVTKKAVYRCKSGGSCEMDMYMRRKCQDCRLRKCRAVGMLAECLLTEVQCQSKRLRKGYKNKGHNGSTGRAEDDYSESRSVSSTSRFTTRVSSSFSKEQRCILNRIVEAYRRYIIQDNTHCSVPLWSSLTNTDLTPPQTEKLLQFLRSVPGFELLDNSDQNTLLSSSSVEVMFLLLAQQFSENPTSVSTALYPANSNNSNPDWAKALESKTGNSHRILTHSGLNDELLRSVVNFLHSMVNIAVTEAEYALLTATAVLCSDRPSLRAVSCVENLQEFVLELLSRVCCCCSQGTTQDPRRFARLLGRLTELRTLRHNHLTLLPQQPWDMQS, from the exons ATGAGAGAGGGCACAGATTCTGAGATGAGCATGTCAGTCGGTGGCTACCTCTCCGCATCAGACACGTTTGACATCACAGAGCCGCCGCAGTACTACG ATGTTCTTGTGGATCCACTGAGCTGCTCTTACCAAGAACCAGATCTACAAAGTCCTCTCTATGGCCAGCAGCCGTTCAGCCCTGTTAATGTGCAGTTCTCCATGTACGGAGCGCCAAACCCTCAAGCGTGCAACCCACCGTACCCCTACAGCCATCAGTGCTCTGAATACATCTGTGAGCCTGAGATGGAGGTCCAAAGCCCAACAAGAGGCAGCATTATTGGTCTTCCAGTGCTGAAAAGGTCCAGGATGGGCCATGGAGCTCGGGTGAAAGGCCAGGATGAGCTGTGTGTGGTGTGTGGAGATAAAGCCTCGGGATATCACTACAATGCCCTCACCTGTGAGGGCTGCAAAG GTTTCTTCAGACGCAGCGTGACTAAAAAAGCTGTGTACCGCTGCAAAAGTGGTGGAAGCTGTGAGATGGACATGTACATGCGGAGAAAGTGTCAGGACTGCAGACTACGCAAATGCAGAGCCGTCGGGATGCTGGCAGAGT GCCTGCTTACAGAAGTGCAATGCCAGTCGAAGAGACTGAGGAAGGGCTACAAGAACAAAGGACACAACGGGTCAACGGGAAGAGCTGAAGATGACTACTCTGAAAGCAGAAGCGTCTCGTCCACCAGCAGATTCACCACACGG GTATCATCTAGTTTCTCCAAAGAGCAGAGGTGCATTCTGAATAGAATTGTTGAGGCTTATCGTAGGTACATAATTCAAGACAACACGCACTGCTCG GTGCCTCTGTGGTCAAGTTTAACAAATACAGATCTGACTCCTCCTCAGACGGAGAAGCTTTTGCAATTTTTGAGGAGTGTACCTG GGTTTGAGCTTTTGGATAATTCTGACCAGAACACACTTCTGTCCAGTTCTTCAGTTGAAGTCATGTTCCTACTCTTAGCTCAGCAGTTCTCCGAGAACCCCACTAGTGTTAGCACTG CTTTATACCCAGCAAATTCAAATAACTCAAACCCTGATTGGGCGAAAGCTTTAGAGTCCAAGACTGGGAACAGCCACAGGATACTGACCCACTCAG GGTTGAACGATGAGCTCTTAAGGTCTGTGGTAAATTTCCTCCACAGCATGGTGAATATTGCGGTAACCGAGGCTGAATATGCACTTCTAACGGCGACGGCAGTGTTGTGTTCAG ACAGGCCATCTCTGCGTGCAGTGAGCTGTGTTGAGAACTTACAGGAGTTTGTTTTGGAGCTCCTGTCCCGAGTTTGCTGCTGCTGTAGTCAGGGGACAACGCAGGACCCGCGCCGCTTCGCCAGGCTCCTGGGACGGCTGACGGAGCTGAGAACACTACGACACAACCACCTCACCCTTCTCCCACAGCAACCCTGGGACATGCAGTCCTGA